Part of the Cucurbita pepo subsp. pepo cultivar mu-cu-16 unplaced genomic scaffold, ASM280686v2 Cp4.1_scaffold000483, whole genome shotgun sequence genome, TGACGACCAACCACTACGAATATTAGAGTAAACTAGCAAAACTCTAATAGAACCATTCTCATTCTTCCTTAAAATGAGCCAAAGATTGGGGGTTCAAGCACTGATACCATATACATCTCAATCTTCTTCGTGCAACAATCAGTCTTAAGAATCCCTGAACAAttcaaaagtgaaaaaatGGCGGTGGGGGAGAATCCAAGGTCTAAACTAATGAATCATCAAACAAAGAgaccaaaattttcattttaagagTACAATTAAAGAATATAACTAAGAAAACAATGCTGAAGGAAACATACCACATGCAACAGAAGTGCAAATTGTTTCTTGCGAAGCTCCAGCATCCTTGAACTAGCTGTGTTCTCCGCATCAAGTGCCGCAATCTCTTTCTCTAACTCCAGAATAGTCTTTTGTGTCACAGACCTGGGTGGCTGTGCTGCTACAAGTTTCCTAATTGCCTCACACTCCTCCTTGTGTTGCCTCTCAATTTTGCTTTCTTCAAGCTGCTTCTTAAGATCTTCAATATCATCCTGAGCTAACAAAATTTGTCTGTTTATCTCATCCTTAAACTCATGGAAACTCTCCTTTTCCCTAATATTTGCATCCACAACTGCTTTACTCTTCAGCAAAGGAATTTCAAACGTGGATAGCTCTTGTAAGAAAGCTCTGGAAAGCTTCTCACAATCATCATGATTACTCCCATCCTTTTCAATCTCAAGAACAAAGGAAGTGAACTTCTTCTGGAGCTTCTTCAATGGAGGTTCCCCCCTTGTGGTCGTTGTACGGGTGAGAAGCCTGTGTTTTATAATAACATCATCTTCGAGTGGCCCAAAAGCATAACTTGCTGCCACTGCTTCCCCTCGGGTGGAGACTTTCCTCCCTCTCACCGACATAATCTACTTCTCACTCAGATCCTGGAACACAAATGCTGAAGCATAAGAACTTACAAATTGAAATGGAGAACCAACAGCAAGTTAgaatcgaagaagaagaagaaggtgacTCTTTCTGATAGATTTCTAGGTCTACAGAAACAGTGTCaatggaagatgaagaaaaagcGAAATTGAACCGAAAAAGAAATCgatggagagaaaatgaacAGATGATAATGAAGAGACTACCGATAATTTAAATCgcagagagagggagagagggagagagggagagagagacgTACTTGAGATCGGAAGCCATAGCTGGTTATGCCATTGTTCTGCAACTCTAGGGCTGCCCCATTCCAATGGGGGAAtctctaaaccctaattttatcaaGATCGGGTATGGATCGTTCCAAAATATTCGGTTTCATGAGATTTACAATAGGCACATCTCACTGAATCCAATTTATGTTGCTCCCGA contains:
- the LOC111785427 gene encoding THO complex subunit 7A-like, whose amino-acid sequence is MSVRGRKVSTRGEAVAASYAFGPLEDDVIIKHRLLTRTTTTRGEPPLKKLQKKFTSFVLEIEKDGSNHDDCEKLSRAFLQELSTFEIPLLKSKAVVDANIREKESFHEFKDEINRQILLAQDDIEDLKKQLEESKIERQHKEECEAIRKLVAAQPPRSVTQKTILELEKEIAALDAENTASSRMLELRKKQFALLLHVVDELQNTIEDEQKSLMEEMRITAEENKIGVDDASGGLEAMAVD